In Natronomonas halophila, one DNA window encodes the following:
- a CDS encoding preprotein translocase subunit SecD: MKLHIKKHWRIWLLALFVVVSTVALFPFGELLGGGDDVDNGTAQASSSEYTNLQYGLELSGGTQVRAPLVGMTASEEITRDEEQAIERTVQQELNVSAGDVRASADSNTIELFKDRYEGNITQAEFAAALQEAGLDVTEENVRMGVTGDTRNGVEEVLNSRLSGQGLSGGQATQVSSPGQQFMLVRVPGANRTQVIDIIGDRGQVEVVALYPENGSYRAVSLLDQSDFAEIGTAQQDQSGTPYVPLRVSEGAAPAFQDSMQEFGFDRQGGTHCRNYDLNRSLEENKPELQGDRCLLTTLDGEVVFAAGVDEGLASSFRSGSWAENPRYRTTASSLEEARELEINMREGALRTTLDIDNRGTSFYLQPSLAQQFKPLSLATGFAAILAVAFVVFLRYRKPEVAAPMLLTAAAEVYILLGFSAVVGLSLDLSHIAGFIAVIGTGVDDLVIIADEIMQQGEVKTSKVFESRFKKAFWVIGAAAATTIIAMSPLAVLSLGDLQGFAIITIIGVLIGVLITRPAYGDILRILVLGKD, encoded by the coding sequence ATGAAACTGCATATCAAGAAACACTGGCGGATCTGGCTGCTCGCGCTGTTCGTCGTCGTGAGCACCGTCGCGCTCTTCCCGTTCGGGGAACTCCTCGGTGGCGGCGACGACGTGGACAACGGGACCGCACAGGCGTCCTCTTCGGAATACACCAACCTGCAATACGGCCTCGAACTCTCCGGCGGGACGCAGGTGCGTGCCCCCCTCGTCGGGATGACAGCCTCCGAGGAGATTACCCGCGACGAGGAACAGGCCATCGAGCGAACCGTCCAACAGGAACTCAACGTCAGCGCGGGTGACGTGCGTGCCAGCGCCGACAGCAACACCATCGAACTGTTCAAGGACCGCTACGAGGGCAACATCACCCAAGCCGAGTTCGCGGCCGCACTGCAGGAAGCCGGCCTCGACGTGACCGAGGAGAACGTTCGGATGGGCGTCACCGGCGACACCCGAAACGGCGTCGAGGAGGTCCTCAACAGCCGCCTCAGCGGGCAGGGCCTCAGCGGCGGGCAGGCGACGCAGGTCTCCTCGCCCGGCCAGCAGTTCATGCTCGTCCGCGTGCCCGGCGCCAACCGAACGCAGGTCATCGACATCATCGGTGACCGGGGCCAGGTGGAAGTCGTCGCGCTGTATCCCGAGAACGGCTCCTACCGCGCCGTCTCGCTGCTCGACCAGAGCGACTTCGCCGAAATCGGGACCGCACAGCAGGACCAGAGCGGAACGCCCTACGTCCCGCTTCGGGTCTCGGAAGGCGCCGCCCCCGCGTTCCAGGATTCGATGCAGGAGTTCGGCTTCGACCGACAGGGCGGCACCCACTGTCGGAACTACGACCTCAACAGGTCCCTCGAAGAGAACAAGCCCGAACTACAGGGCGACCGCTGTCTGCTGACGACGCTGGACGGCGAAGTCGTCTTCGCGGCGGGCGTCGACGAGGGGCTCGCGAGTTCGTTCCGCTCCGGGTCGTGGGCCGAAAACCCCCGCTACCGGACGACCGCCTCCTCGCTGGAGGAAGCCCGCGAACTCGAAATTAACATGCGTGAGGGCGCGCTGCGGACGACGCTGGACATCGACAACCGCGGGACGTCGTTCTACCTCCAGCCGAGTCTCGCCCAGCAGTTCAAGCCGCTCTCGCTTGCGACCGGCTTCGCTGCCATCCTCGCGGTCGCGTTCGTCGTCTTCCTCCGGTACCGCAAGCCGGAAGTCGCGGCGCCGATGCTACTGACGGCGGCCGCGGAGGTCTACATCCTGCTCGGGTTCTCCGCGGTGGTCGGCCTCTCGTTGGACCTCTCGCACATCGCCGGCTTCATCGCGGTCATCGGGACAGGGGTCGACGACCTCGTGATAATCGCGGACGAAATCATGCAACAGGGGGAGGTAAAGACCTCCAAAGTCTTCGAGTCCCGCTTCAAGAAGGCCTTCTGGGTCATCGGGGCCGCGGCGGCGACGACCATCATCGCCATGTCGCCGCTGGCGGTCCTCTCGCTGGGTGACCTGCAGGGCTTCGCCATCATCACCATCATCGGCGTCCTCATCGGCGTCCTGATTACGCGGCCCGCCTACGGGGACATCCTGCGCATCCTCGTGCTGGGCAAGGACTAA
- the secF gene encoding protein translocase subunit SecF, with the protein MDLSVPRVDYSDYTNRQLVAVPLGLLAAALVILAVATVMTGTPVELGMEFTGGAEIQIHTNGTNDSPAEIESQFDQPVEGVTQVGSPTSNTYIVEFQSQNYESLGNLVTQAEDAGYDVQQQGERSASFASDSQTQAIFGLAIAFAGMAALVFLMFRTFVPSIAVVASAFSDIMIPLALMRLFNIELTLGTVAALLMLIGYSVDSDLLLNNHVLRRHGDFYTSTARAMRTGVTMTVTSIAAMVVMTIVAGLFGIPLLPEVGLVLAFGLLADLMNTYLLNVSLLRYYKYEAIAQ; encoded by the coding sequence ATGGACTTGTCGGTACCGAGAGTCGACTATTCCGACTACACCAACCGCCAGTTGGTCGCGGTACCGCTCGGACTACTGGCGGCCGCGCTGGTGATTCTCGCCGTCGCGACGGTCATGACGGGGACGCCGGTCGAACTCGGCATGGAGTTCACCGGCGGTGCGGAGATACAGATTCACACGAACGGAACGAACGACTCGCCCGCGGAGATCGAATCGCAGTTCGACCAACCGGTCGAAGGCGTCACACAGGTCGGCTCGCCGACCAGCAACACCTACATCGTCGAGTTCCAGTCACAGAACTACGAGAGCCTCGGAAACCTTGTGACACAGGCCGAAGACGCCGGCTACGACGTCCAACAGCAGGGCGAACGGAGCGCGAGTTTCGCCTCCGATTCCCAGACGCAAGCCATCTTCGGCCTCGCTATCGCCTTCGCCGGGATGGCCGCGCTCGTCTTCCTCATGTTCCGGACGTTCGTCCCCTCCATCGCCGTCGTGGCGTCGGCGTTCTCCGACATCATGATTCCGCTGGCGCTGATGCGACTGTTCAACATCGAGTTGACGCTCGGGACCGTCGCCGCGCTGCTGATGCTTATCGGTTACAGCGTGGACTCGGACCTGCTGTTGAACAACCACGTGCTCCGGCGGCACGGTGACTTCTACACCTCGACCGCCCGGGCGATGCGGACCGGTGTGACGATGACGGTCACCTCCATCGCCGCGATGGTCGTGATGACCATCGTTGCGGGTCTGTTCGGGATTCCGCTGCTGCCCGAGGTCGGACTCGTCCTCGCCTTCGGCCTGCTGGCCGACCTGATGAACACCTACCTGCTCAACGTGAGCCTGCTTCGCTACTACAAATACGAGGCGATCGCGCAATGA
- a CDS encoding MOSC domain-containing protein gives MGTPTLERIIVYPVKSLDPHDTLERVEIRPDGGLTYDRRFAMVDADGEYINGKNDQRVHALRSWFDPKAGRLTLRPNDGDPTAFDVENHEAIEAWLTDYFEEPVELKHAERSGFPDDTLASGPTIISRATLEEVAGWFDGIDADEMERRLRPNLIISGVEAFWEDRLYKSKETAVGFRIGDCELVGSNPCQRCVVPSRDPETGEETEGFRETFMQKREATLPEWASEAWFDHYYRLMVNTFVPEGTIGTELRVGDELEILDERPYPA, from the coding sequence ATGGGAACGCCGACGCTGGAACGCATCATCGTCTATCCGGTCAAGTCGCTTGACCCACACGACACGCTCGAACGGGTCGAAATCCGGCCGGACGGGGGCCTCACCTACGACCGACGGTTCGCGATGGTCGACGCCGACGGCGAGTATATCAACGGCAAGAACGACCAGCGGGTCCACGCACTCCGGTCGTGGTTCGACCCGAAGGCCGGCCGGTTGACGCTCCGGCCGAACGACGGCGACCCGACGGCCTTCGACGTCGAGAACCACGAGGCCATCGAGGCGTGGTTGACCGACTACTTCGAGGAACCGGTCGAACTGAAACACGCCGAACGGAGCGGCTTCCCGGACGACACGCTCGCCTCGGGGCCGACGATTATCTCGCGGGCGACGCTGGAGGAAGTCGCGGGATGGTTCGACGGTATCGACGCCGACGAGATGGAGCGACGACTCCGACCCAACCTCATCATCAGCGGTGTCGAAGCGTTCTGGGAGGACCGCCTATATAAAAGCAAGGAGACGGCCGTCGGCTTCCGAATCGGCGACTGCGAGTTGGTCGGTTCGAACCCCTGTCAGCGCTGTGTCGTGCCGAGTCGCGACCCGGAGACGGGCGAGGAAACCGAGGGGTTCCGAGAGACGTTCATGCAGAAGCGCGAGGCGACGCTTCCCGAGTGGGCTTCGGAGGCGTGGTTCGACCACTACTACCGACTGATGGTCAACACGTTCGTCCCCGAGGGAACCATCGGTACGGAACTGCGCGTGGGTGACGAACTCGAGATACTGGACGAACGGCCGTATCCAGCCTGA
- a CDS encoding thiamine pyrophosphate-dependent dehydrogenase E1 component subunit alpha, translating to MYSDMVTARHYEERLQEEYLEGKQPKFDISAGPIPGELHLAAGHEPAAVGVCQHLEDEDTVTAPHRPHHIAIAKGVDLKRMTAEIFGRETGLSKGKGGHMHLFDPEVNFACSGIIAQGAPPAVGAALAAKKRNSDAVAVSYLGEGAINQGGFLESLNLAAVQNLPVVFVIEDNDWAISMPKGRVTDVSDGSQRASGFEMPGERIDHNDPVAVYEAAERAVGRARAGNGPSLIEVQVHRRMGHFMGDAQGYRPDEEMEKLDELDPIPRMEERLRAAGLDDERIESLRDAATERVEEAIDWAKDQPQPDPEDAYEDVFTNPPEGPAAAETGGDD from the coding sequence ATGTATTCGGATATGGTAACCGCTCGTCACTACGAGGAGCGGTTACAGGAGGAGTATCTAGAGGGCAAACAACCGAAGTTCGACATTTCGGCGGGCCCGATTCCGGGGGAGTTGCACCTCGCGGCGGGTCACGAACCGGCGGCAGTCGGCGTCTGCCAGCACCTCGAGGACGAGGACACGGTGACGGCACCGCACCGGCCCCACCACATCGCCATCGCGAAGGGGGTCGACCTCAAGCGGATGACCGCCGAGATATTCGGCCGCGAGACCGGCCTCTCGAAGGGGAAGGGCGGGCATATGCACCTGTTCGACCCCGAGGTGAACTTCGCCTGTAGCGGCATCATCGCACAGGGCGCACCGCCCGCGGTCGGCGCGGCGCTCGCTGCCAAGAAGCGGAACAGCGACGCGGTTGCGGTCAGTTACCTCGGCGAGGGTGCCATCAATCAGGGCGGTTTCCTCGAATCGCTCAACCTCGCGGCAGTCCAGAACCTCCCGGTAGTCTTCGTCATCGAGGACAACGACTGGGCTATCAGCATGCCCAAAGGACGGGTTACCGACGTTTCGGACGGCTCCCAGCGCGCCAGCGGCTTCGAGATGCCGGGTGAACGCATCGACCACAACGACCCCGTCGCGGTCTACGAGGCCGCCGAGCGGGCGGTCGGCCGCGCCCGCGCCGGCAACGGTCCGTCGCTCATCGAGGTGCAGGTCCACCGGCGGATGGGCCACTTCATGGGCGACGCACAGGGCTACCGTCCGGACGAGGAGATGGAGAAACTCGACGAACTCGACCCCATCCCGCGCATGGAGGAGCGCCTGCGCGCGGCGGGCCTCGACGACGAGCGCATCGAGAGCCTCCGCGACGCCGCCACCGAGCGCGTCGAGGAGGCCATCGACTGGGCGAAAGACCAGCCACAGCCGGACCCCGAGGACGCCTACGAGGACGTCTTCACGAACCCACCGGAGGGGCCGGCCGCGGCGGAAACCGGAGGTGACGACTGA
- a CDS encoding alpha-ketoacid dehydrogenase subunit beta, translated as MAKAREPEQTDRELTMSRAMVEAIATEMRDDEEVFVMGEDVADYGGIFDSTEGLLEGFGHERIMDVPISETSFIGAGVGAAQQGMRPIVELMFSDFFGVCMDQIYNQMAKNTYMSGGGVSVPMVLMTAVGGDYNDAAQHSQTLYGTFAHLPGMKVVVPSTAHDAKGLMHSAVRDDDPVVYMFHKRLMGIGWMPAPDGPKTGVPEGDYTIPFGEADVKREGSDVTVVTLGLHVHRALDAAESLADEGLDAEVVDLRTLVPLDIETVLESVQKTGRLVVVDEDYRSFGVTGEIIASVAESDLDALDAVERVAMPDVPIPYARPLEKEVQPDATDIEEAVRSVNE; from the coding sequence ATGGCGAAAGCAAGAGAACCCGAACAGACCGACCGCGAACTGACCATGAGCAGGGCGATGGTGGAGGCCATCGCCACCGAGATGCGCGACGACGAGGAGGTGTTCGTGATGGGCGAGGACGTGGCCGACTACGGCGGCATCTTCGACTCGACGGAGGGGCTTCTGGAGGGGTTCGGCCACGAACGCATCATGGACGTACCCATCAGCGAGACCTCCTTTATCGGCGCGGGCGTGGGGGCCGCACAACAGGGGATGCGCCCGATTGTCGAGTTGATGTTCAGCGACTTCTTCGGCGTCTGCATGGACCAGATCTACAATCAGATGGCGAAGAACACCTACATGTCGGGCGGCGGCGTCTCCGTCCCGATGGTGCTGATGACCGCCGTCGGCGGCGACTACAACGACGCCGCCCAGCACTCCCAGACGCTCTACGGCACCTTCGCGCACCTGCCGGGCATGAAGGTCGTCGTCCCCAGCACCGCCCACGACGCGAAGGGCCTGATGCACAGCGCCGTCCGCGACGACGACCCCGTCGTCTACATGTTCCACAAACGCCTGATGGGCATCGGCTGGATGCCGGCCCCCGACGGCCCGAAGACGGGCGTCCCCGAGGGCGATTACACCATCCCCTTCGGCGAGGCCGACGTCAAACGCGAGGGGTCGGACGTTACCGTCGTCACGCTCGGGTTGCACGTCCACCGGGCCCTCGATGCGGCCGAATCCCTCGCCGATGAGGGCCTCGATGCCGAAGTCGTCGACCTGCGAACGCTCGTCCCGCTGGACATCGAGACGGTCCTCGAATCGGTCCAAAAGACCGGCCGACTCGTGGTCGTCGACGAGGATTACCGTTCGTTCGGTGTCACCGGTGAAATCATCGCCAGCGTCGCCGAGTCGGACCTCGACGCGCTGGATGCCGTCGAGCGCGTGGCGATGCCCGACGTGCCGATTCCGTACGCCCGGCCGCTCGAAAAGGAGGTTCAGCCCGATGCGACCGACATCGAGGAGGCCGTCAGGTCGGTCAACGAATGA
- a CDS encoding lipoyl domain-containing protein: protein MSGNRVAVGTEELWPDDADEDEGYVANWFVREGATVDEGDTLCEIQIEKVSIDVTSPVAGQLVEIVLGEDAEFERGATVAYIDPA, encoded by the coding sequence ATGAGCGGCAATCGCGTTGCCGTCGGGACCGAGGAACTGTGGCCCGACGACGCCGACGAGGACGAGGGCTACGTCGCCAACTGGTTCGTCCGCGAGGGCGCGACCGTCGACGAAGGCGACACCCTCTGTGAGATACAGATAGAGAAGGTCAGCATCGACGTGACGTCGCCCGTCGCGGGCCAACTCGTCGAAATCGTCCTCGGCGAGGACGCGGAGTTCGAGCGTGGTGCGACGGTAGCGTACATCGACCCGGCCTGA
- a CDS encoding DUF5812 family protein, translating into MTETEGRFLVTHAEEESAVLKDIDRGQVHTLGDNPGVEEGDFVEGTVAPEPPMEVTYQLVEIEERRNLTVEHSAEPPTKQERDIAAEQAEGELTTQERAGTGELHVLTVPDDETDEAVEDVLDDEATLVRAARLDVNRVEIRSEPGVVSVRYLP; encoded by the coding sequence ATGACCGAAACCGAAGGCCGTTTTCTCGTTACTCATGCGGAGGAGGAGTCTGCCGTTCTGAAGGATATCGACCGCGGACAGGTCCACACCCTCGGCGACAACCCCGGCGTCGAGGAGGGCGACTTCGTCGAGGGGACCGTCGCCCCCGAACCGCCGATGGAAGTGACCTACCAACTGGTCGAAATCGAGGAGAGGCGGAACCTCACCGTCGAACACAGCGCCGAACCGCCGACCAAACAGGAACGTGATATCGCCGCCGAGCAGGCCGAAGGCGAACTGACGACGCAGGAACGGGCCGGCACCGGCGAACTGCACGTGCTGACCGTCCCCGACGACGAAACCGACGAAGCCGTCGAGGACGTCCTCGACGACGAGGCGACCCTCGTACGAGCGGCCCGTCTCGACGTCAACCGGGTCGAAATCCGGAGCGAACCGGGCGTCGTCAGCGTTCGGTATTTGCCGTAA
- a CDS encoding glucose-6-phosphate isomerase, with the protein MNVDFGNALAAETNRGVSEDSLERLDERVARLHGRIERGIENREFGYASLALPEDTDPADIRSAVEGFDPEAVLTVGIGGSSLGADTITAALGLDGHYSLDNVDPAHTKRLLADLPLESTLVNVVSKSGTTAETLANFLVVREAMADAGVDWTERTVVTTGEEGPLSELADEHDLPSCSVPDGVPGRFSALSPVGLLPAAALGGDIEAVLDGGAAGREALEPSLFESPAYAYGAVAYALEQRGATTNAFVPYAEALEPFAEWFAQLWAESLGKDGLGQTPARALGATDQHSQLQLYRAGRADKLVTLVRPRERSDLDIPETDIEELAYLGGGSLGDLLDAEFEATEASLAAADQPNVRIEIDRLDAEGVGELLYGMEAACILYGELLEVSTFTQPAVEWGKRAARGLLGGGDFEEADAVEDKTVRSVEK; encoded by the coding sequence ATGAACGTCGATTTCGGGAACGCGCTGGCGGCCGAGACCAATCGAGGGGTCTCCGAGGACTCCCTCGAACGCCTCGACGAGCGCGTCGCTCGGCTTCACGGGCGCATCGAGCGGGGCATCGAAAATCGGGAGTTCGGCTACGCGAGTCTCGCGCTCCCCGAGGACACCGACCCGGCGGACATCCGGTCGGCCGTCGAGGGATTCGACCCCGAGGCGGTCCTGACCGTCGGCATCGGCGGGTCCTCGCTCGGAGCCGATACGATTACGGCCGCGCTCGGTCTGGACGGCCACTACTCGCTGGATAACGTCGACCCCGCCCATACCAAGCGCCTGCTCGCGGACCTGCCGCTGGAGTCGACGCTGGTCAACGTGGTCTCAAAGTCGGGGACGACGGCGGAGACGCTGGCGAACTTCCTCGTCGTCCGGGAGGCGATGGCGGATGCGGGCGTCGACTGGACCGAACGCACCGTCGTGACGACCGGCGAGGAAGGGCCGCTCAGTGAACTGGCCGACGAACACGACCTGCCGTCGTGTTCGGTTCCCGATGGCGTCCCGGGGCGCTTTTCGGCGCTGTCTCCGGTCGGCCTGCTTCCGGCCGCGGCCCTCGGCGGCGATATCGAGGCCGTACTCGACGGTGGCGCTGCGGGCCGGGAGGCGCTCGAACCGTCGCTGTTCGAGTCGCCGGCCTACGCCTACGGCGCGGTGGCCTACGCCCTCGAACAGCGCGGGGCGACGACGAACGCGTTCGTCCCCTACGCGGAGGCCCTGGAGCCGTTCGCCGAGTGGTTCGCCCAGTTGTGGGCCGAAAGCCTCGGCAAGGACGGCCTCGGGCAGACGCCCGCCCGCGCGCTCGGTGCGACCGACCAGCACTCCCAACTGCAACTCTACCGAGCGGGCCGGGCGGACAAACTCGTCACGCTGGTGCGCCCCCGTGAGCGCTCGGACCTCGACATTCCGGAGACGGACATCGAAGAACTCGCCTATCTCGGCGGCGGCAGCCTCGGTGACCTGCTCGATGCGGAGTTCGAGGCCACCGAGGCGTCGCTGGCGGCGGCCGACCAGCCGAACGTCCGCATCGAAATCGACCGCCTCGATGCCGAGGGCGTCGGCGAGTTGCTCTACGGGATGGAAGCCGCCTGCATCCTCTACGGCGAACTGCTGGAGGTGTCGACGTTCACCCAACCGGCCGTCGAGTGGGGCAAGCGCGCGGCCCGCGGCCTGCTCGGTGGCGGCGACTTCGAGGAGGCCGACGCTGTCGAAGACAAGACGGTTCGCAGCGTCGAGAAGTAG
- a CDS encoding CPBP family intramembrane glutamic endopeptidase — translation MSHSTDRTSPVVAVAGAAALALAGLFVGLLLGVISISLVSSVVPLPSNSPERNAVALIAQGAGLVAVAALYMDRHDLPWSYLRISKPTLRDLGFAVAATVVLFGALALASAIIDQLGLTTTEHSVTQSAEENPAALLPLIPLSILITGPTEELLFRGVIQTRLRDALDTPAGGVVVAAAVFSLVHIPAYGLTSGFGPALATTLAVLFVLGGLLGAAYEYTGNLLVPIIAHGVYNAVVFGSNYAEAVGAF, via the coding sequence ATGAGTCACTCCACCGACCGCACCTCGCCGGTCGTTGCCGTCGCCGGGGCGGCCGCCCTCGCGCTCGCGGGGCTTTTCGTCGGCCTGCTTCTCGGCGTCATCAGCATCTCGCTTGTCAGTTCGGTCGTCCCGCTGCCGTCGAACTCCCCGGAACGGAACGCCGTCGCCCTGATTGCACAGGGTGCCGGCCTCGTCGCGGTCGCCGCCCTCTACATGGACCGCCACGACCTGCCGTGGTCGTACCTCCGCATCTCGAAACCGACGCTCCGTGACCTCGGCTTCGCCGTCGCCGCGACGGTCGTCCTCTTCGGCGCGCTCGCGCTCGCGTCGGCGATTATCGACCAACTCGGCCTGACGACGACCGAACACTCGGTTACCCAGTCGGCCGAGGAGAACCCGGCGGCCCTGCTGCCGTTGATTCCCCTCTCGATTCTCATCACGGGGCCGACCGAGGAACTGCTCTTCCGCGGCGTCATCCAGACCCGGCTTCGGGACGCGCTCGATACGCCCGCCGGCGGCGTCGTCGTCGCTGCCGCGGTGTTCTCGCTGGTCCACATTCCCGCCTACGGCCTCACCAGCGGCTTCGGCCCCGCACTCGCGACGACGCTGGCCGTGCTGTTCGTCCTCGGTGGCCTGCTCGGCGCCGCCTACGAATACACCGGGAACCTCCTCGTTCCTATCATCGCTCACGGCGTCTACAACGCCGTCGTCTTCGGGAGTAACTACGCCGAAGCCGTCGGCGCGTTCTGA
- a CDS encoding CopG family transcriptional regulator, with translation MRRYTLVCDEETAEQIEGLAVEYGLTEQQVLEQLVGVGIEELD, from the coding sequence ATGCGTCGCTACACCCTCGTCTGCGACGAAGAGACCGCCGAGCAAATCGAGGGGTTAGCAGTCGAATACGGCCTCACCGAACAGCAGGTCCTCGAACAGCTCGTGGGCGTGGGTATCGAGGAACTCGATTAG
- a CDS encoding NOB1 family endonuclease produces the protein MHVLDSSAFINDYTTDQSIATIPMVREELEDEAGYRFDALEGSGMQIHIPDPATVERVERAARETGDLEELSRTDIRLLATSFELDATLVTDDYAMQNVAEKLDVSVDVIAQEGIDERRDWKFQCQGCGRVFDDHRERCEICGSDLERKRP, from the coding sequence ATGCACGTTCTCGACTCGTCGGCGTTTATTAACGACTACACGACTGACCAGTCTATCGCGACCATCCCGATGGTTCGGGAGGAACTCGAAGACGAGGCCGGCTACCGCTTCGACGCCCTCGAAGGCTCGGGCATGCAGATTCACATCCCCGACCCCGCGACCGTCGAACGCGTCGAACGCGCCGCCCGCGAGACCGGCGACCTTGAGGAACTCTCCCGGACCGACATCCGGCTGCTGGCCACCTCGTTCGAACTCGACGCCACGCTCGTCACCGACGACTACGCGATGCAGAACGTCGCGGAGAAACTCGACGTCAGCGTCGACGTCATCGCACAGGAGGGCATCGACGAACGCCGCGACTGGAAGTTCCAGTGTCAGGGCTGTGGCCGGGTCTTCGATGACCACCGCGAGCGGTGTGAAATCTGCGGCAGCGACCTCGAACGCAAGCGACCCTAA
- a CDS encoding PRC-barrel domain-containing protein, with protein MTEVLAENLSDKEVMGSDGSNLGTLYNITMDLKTGSLHNVIVDPADRVTSTEFDRDDHGNLLIPISRVQAVKDNIVVSR; from the coding sequence ATGACCGAAGTACTCGCTGAGAACCTCTCGGACAAGGAGGTAATGGGATCGGACGGTTCCAACCTCGGAACCCTCTACAACATCACGATGGACCTGAAGACTGGGTCGCTCCACAACGTCATCGTCGACCCGGCCGACCGGGTCACCTCGACGGAGTTCGACCGCGACGACCACGGCAACCTGCTCATCCCCATCAGTCGCGTGCAGGCCGTCAAGGACAACATCGTCGTCTCCCGCTAA
- a CDS encoding plastocyanin/azurin family copper-binding protein codes for MDRRRYLRAFAAGPAAVALAGCTGDDGNGDGTESSTDAPTDTPTADPTSTPTDEPTETPTAEPRGTPPTNPDQRVAVGDGFAFDPESFEISVGDTVLWEWVGGGHNIKYDEGAAPEGTDWTGTAGSRTTTYGEGHTHWHTFETTGQYDYYCVPHRSSGMRASFTVTE; via the coding sequence ATGGACCGTAGACGCTACCTTCGCGCGTTCGCCGCGGGACCCGCCGCTGTCGCGCTGGCCGGCTGTACCGGCGACGACGGGAACGGGGACGGGACTGAGTCTTCGACCGATGCTCCGACGGACACGCCGACAGCAGACCCGACATCCACCCCAACAGACGAACCGACCGAGACGCCGACTGCCGAACCGAGAGGGACGCCGCCGACGAACCCCGACCAGCGCGTCGCCGTCGGCGATGGTTTCGCGTTCGACCCCGAATCGTTCGAAATCTCGGTCGGTGACACCGTCCTCTGGGAATGGGTCGGCGGGGGCCACAACATCAAATACGACGAGGGAGCGGCTCCTGAAGGCACCGACTGGACGGGCACCGCAGGCAGCCGGACGACGACCTACGGCGAGGGCCATACCCACTGGCACACCTTCGAGACGACCGGCCAGTACGACTATTACTGCGTGCCACACCGGAGTTCGGGCATGCGTGCGTCGTTTACCGTGACGGAGTAA